In Streptomyces camelliae, the sequence CCGAACCCCTCCTGTTCTCGGCAGGCACCCCCTTCAGCTCCCGTACGGTCTTCTCGGCGGCCCACGTCGTCGCGGACCCTTACGCGGACACGACCCCCGACTCGCCCGCGGCCGTCGACTGGGACGCCACCCTCGCCTTCCGCCGCCACCTGTGGTCCCACGGGCTCGGTGTCGCCGAGGCGATGGACACCGCCCAGCGCGGCATGGGCCTGGACTGGGCGGGCGCGGCCGAGCTGATCCGCCGCAGCTCGGCGGAGGCGCGTTCGGTCGGCGGTCGCATCGCCTGCGGGGTCGGCACCGACCAGATCACCGGCGGCACACTCGCCGACATCCGCGCGGCCTACGAGGAACAGCTGGCCGTGGTGGAGGAGTCCGGCGCCCAGGCGATCCTGATGGCGTCGCGCGCCCTGGCCGCCGTGGCCGCGGGCCCCGAGGACTACCTGGAGATCTACGGCCACCTGCTGCGCCAGTCCGCCGAGCCGGTGATCCTGCACTGGCTGGGCCCGATGTTCGACCCGGCGCTGGAGGGCTACTGGGGCTCGGCCGACCTCGACGCGGCGACGGAGGTGTTCCTGGAGGTCATCGCCGCCCACCCGGACAAGGTGGACGGCATCAAGGTGTCGCTCCTGGACGCCCAGCGCGAGATCGACCTGCGCCGCCGCCTCCCGCAGGGCGTCCGCTGCTACACCGGCGACGACTTCAACTACCCCGAGCTGATCGCGGGCGACGACCAGGGCTTCAGCCACGCCCTGCTGGGCATCTTCGACCCGCTGGGCCCGCTGGCGGCGCAGGCGGTACGGGTCCTGGACACGGGCGACGTGACGGGCTTCCGAGCCCTGCTGGACCCGACGGTCGACCTCTCCCGCCATCTCTTCCAGACCCCGACCCGCTTCTACAAGACGGGCGTGGTCTTCCTGGCCTGGCTCGCGGGCCACCAGTCGCACTTCACGATGGTCGGCGGCCTCCAGTCGGCCCGCTCCCTGCCGCACCTGGCCCGCGCCTACGAACTCGCCGACGGCCTGGGCCTGTTCCCGGACCCGAAGCTGGCGGAGGAGCGGATGAAGAACCTGCTGTCGCTGTACGGGGTGGACCGATGACCGATCTCTCGCGGTTCAGCATCAACCAGATGACGGTGAAGCAGCTGTCCCTGCCGGAACTGGCCGATGTCTGCGGCCAGTTGGGCGTGAGCCAGGTGGGCCTGTGGCGCGAACCGGTCCAGGCGTACGGCGTGGAGGCGACGGCCAAACTCATCCGTGAGGCAGGCCTGACGGTGACGACCCTGTGCCGGGGCGGCTTCTTCACGGCGATCGACCCGGAGGCCCGCGCGGCGGCGCTGGCCGACAACCGGCGCGCCATCGAGGAGGCGGCGACCCTCGGCACCGACACCCTGGTCCTGGTCTCCGGC encodes:
- a CDS encoding dihydrodipicolinate synthase family protein yields the protein MTIQLPSADGTLRTYEPRTEPLLFSAGTPFSSRTVFSAAHVVADPYADTTPDSPAAVDWDATLAFRRHLWSHGLGVAEAMDTAQRGMGLDWAGAAELIRRSSAEARSVGGRIACGVGTDQITGGTLADIRAAYEEQLAVVEESGAQAILMASRALAAVAAGPEDYLEIYGHLLRQSAEPVILHWLGPMFDPALEGYWGSADLDAATEVFLEVIAAHPDKVDGIKVSLLDAQREIDLRRRLPQGVRCYTGDDFNYPELIAGDDQGFSHALLGIFDPLGPLAAQAVRVLDTGDVTGFRALLDPTVDLSRHLFQTPTRFYKTGVVFLAWLAGHQSHFTMVGGLQSARSLPHLARAYELADGLGLFPDPKLAEERMKNLLSLYGVDR